From a region of the Mercurialis annua linkage group LG1-X, ddMerAnnu1.2, whole genome shotgun sequence genome:
- the LOC126678624 gene encoding agamous-like MADS-box protein AP3 — MARGKIQIKRIENSTNRQVTYSKRRNGLFKKANELAVLCDAKVSIIMFSTTGKLHEYMSPSITTKQMLDQYQKTVGVDIWSTHYERMQEQLRKLKDVNRNLRTEIRQRMGDCLNDLSFEELRGLEHEMTDSITVIRERKNKVITNQIETYKKKLRNVEEIHRNLLHEFDAREEDPQYGLVDNGGDYESVIGFQDGGARNIFALRMNPNHLHHAPADLTTYPLLD, encoded by the exons TTATTCAAAGAGAAGAAATGGTCTGTTCAAGAAGGCTAACGAGCTTGCAGTTCTCTGTGATGCGAAGGTTTCCATTATCATGTTCTCTACTACCGGCAAGCTTCATGAGTACATGAGCCCTTCCATTAC AACTAAGCAGATGCTAGATCAGTACCAGAAGACAGTTGGTGTCGACATATGGAGCACTCACTATGAG AGAATGCAAGAACAGCTGAGGAAATTGAAAGATGTGAATAGGAATCTGCGTACTGAGATAAG GCAAAGGATGGGCGATTGCTTAAATGATCTAAGCTTTGAGGAATTGCGAGGTCTTGAACATGAAATGACCGATTCTATCACGGTTATTCGCGAGCGCAAG AATAAGGTGATTACCAATCAGATAGAAACCTACAAGAAAAAG CTAAGGAATGTGGAAGAAATACATAGAAATCTTCTGCATGAATTT GATGCAAGAGAAGAAGATCCGCAGTATGGACTAGTAGATAATGGAGGGGATTATGAGTCTGTGATTGGTTTTCAAGATGGAGGAGCTCGCAACATATTTGCTCTGCGGATGAACCCTAACCATCTTCATCATGCACCAGCAGATCTTACAACCTACCCCTTGCTCGATTAG